The genomic stretch CAGGGGCTCCACAATGCTTGTGAATGAATTATTAGTTGAAGAAGTGTGGGTTAGTAAGAGTTCTGATTTGATTGCTCAATTTTAAGCTAAACTACAGAGAAGAATGAAGATGTGTAGGAAATGATTAAAGCATTAATAGGAATAAAAAGCCAAATTCAAAGAGAAAGATTAGGGTGATGATCAGGATAAGAATGGGTGagttaaagggcttccctggtggcgcagtggttgagggtccgcctcccgatgcaggggacgcgggttcgtgccccggtccgggaagatcccacgtgccgcggagcggctgggcccgtgagccatggccgctgagcttgcgcgtccggagcctgtgctccacagcgggagaggccgcaacagtgagaggcccacgtaccgcaaaaaaaaagaaaagaaaaaaaataaaaaggggtgAGTTAAAGGGAACAAAGTTGTTGAAGTCTGAAGAGTGATCTACAAGCCAGGACCAAGTCTGTCAGCCAGACTAGTGATAGAGCAAAGCTAACCCAATTAACATCTAAATATAAATTCCACTTCTAAATTTGGGTACACATTTTCATATGCTTCACATTCAGTACCTCCAAGTGACTATTTTTTCTTCAAGCCAATATCTATAAAATTAGCACCATTTCCCAATCCAGCAAAAGTATTTCTAAAATACACAACTCGGTAACTGAATGTACAACACCTGTAATGCAACTGGTTTCCCTCTACTGTCAGTAGCAACTTCTAAAAAATCaactgtctggggcttccctggtggcgccgtggttgagagtccgcctgccgatgccggggacacgggttcgtgccccggtccgggaagatcctacatgccgcggagctgctgggcccgtgagccatggccgctgagcctgcgcgtccggagcctgtgctccgcaacggtgaggccacagcggtgagaggcccgcgtaccacaaaaaaaaaaaaaaaaaaaaaatcaactgtctGACATTAAGTCAACAGTTACTTGATGCTGAATGGTACAGTGGAAAAACAGTGACTTTGTCACATCACTAGGCCAGTGACCTAGTCACATCTcactcggtttccccatctgtatatGGGGGTTAGCAATCCATGCCTCACTGGGCtagagtgaggattaaatgagaatatagTTTATGAAAAGCATAACAGCATAGTATAGACTAGGTGTTGTGATGAGTGGATCCTCTTAGAAATGGGTATATCCGGGGAAGGTAGGTGCACTGCTCTGGGGAGACATGGAGTGAAGAACTGGGGACAAGGGTGCATTTTAGTTGCATAAAATGGGTTATGGCAGGTGTGGGTTTGGTGTGTCCGGGTCATCAGCTAGCTCTGTAGGCCTACTCAACAATCTCGGCTAACATGTTTTCATGTAAATATGTGTACACCTCTGAAATTAGATTGTTTAATCTTTCCCCCGCCCCCAGAAGTTAACATACGTCACTGTATGAGTTTGAGATTAATCTCAAAGGTTCCTTCTCACCCAGACATCTAAGATTGTGTTTGGTTTTGCCTCCGAAAGGTTCTTAAATGCTGTTTTCTTTAATGGGTGAGCTTCCTGATACTCCAAAGAAAGAATTCGTTAGCAGAATGTCGGACGCTTTCCAGTTGTCTGTTTTTCGCTAGTTCGAATATTTATGCTTCTTGGAGTAAAGGTGGaagctgggggtgaggggggggGCGGTGAAGTCACCGAATGAATACCTCAGTTTCCAGGAGCGAGCTAAATTTTCTCTCCTAAAGAGGCTCAAGGAAGTAATCCAACTCCAGTTCTGGGGAAATCCAATCCGCAGATTTCCCCTTGCTTTGTTTCCTCGCCGGTCTTAACTACCCGCTCAGGGGAGCCATCGGCCAGCCCTACGCGAGGCCGGATAGAGTCCACCGGCTCCCAGGAGGGCGGACCGAAGCGCAGGAGCTGGGAGTAGAAGGCAAGTCCCCGGCGAGCGCTGACAGGGGCTGGCGCCGCAGGACCACAACTCCCAGCACGCCCTGCGGGCTACGCCAAAAGTGGTTGGCTGGGGGCTCTAGCCGTACTGTCCCTACCGGCCAATGGGATGCAGGAGAGTGATCTGACCCGGATTCTCGGAGACCAATGGCAGTACAGGGGAGGCGGGAGCTTCCTTACCACTCACCTTGCGCTCGGAAAAACCACATTTAACAGGTCGTGCGGGGCTGGGCTCCGGCGGGCAGGGAGACTAGAGCCAAAAGGTGCGGCGGCGTCCCAGAAAGCGGCGCCGGGAGGGTCCCGGTCACCTCGCGGCGCGCACCGGACGTCACCGGGGGCGGGGCCAGAGGCGGGGCCTGGCCTCGTTGTGAGCGGCTCGTAATCCATCATGGCGGCCGCGGGGGTCGGTGACCGTCCCTGAGCAGCGCTGGAGCCGGAGCCGGTTCCCGGGTCCTGCGGCTGAGGAGCCCTTCCGTTGTCCACGGCCCCTACCTGCGGGGGGAGGTCGGGTCCTGCGACGGAGCCCGGGGGATGTGACTGCCTGGCGGCGGTGGCCGTAGCAACGTccggggccgggggagggggtgttTCGGGCAGAGACCCCCAGGTTCGGAGCAGCTGAGGCGGCCgggcctcctctccccctccgcCCGCGACCCGCCTTCGGGGCCGCGAGAGTCCTTCGTCCCTTACAGCCCCGCCCGGGCTCTGGGACCCTCGGGGTGGTCTCTTTCCCCAGACCTGGGACACCCCGTTTCCTGAGGCGTGGAGGAGCGTCGCCCCCGGAGTAAGCCACCCGTGCCTCGCCCCGGCAGCCTCTCTCTTGCCCCCGAGCCGCTCCTTGCTCCGACTCCCGGCCCCAGGTTTGGCCTCGGAGCCCCCCATTCAAATCCCATCCCTGCTGTCAAggggcctccccttccccccaggttGCTCCCGTGAGCCTCTAATGCCCTGACTTCTTCCAATGTCACCTACGGCCCCCTTAGTCTCAGCCCAGCCAAAAACTTTAATGCAAAGGAAAAGCTTGGACTGGTTTCACAGGCCTTTTAAAAAGCGGACTTAAAAGTTGCTGGCAATGCATTCCTTCTCGTCTGAGTGGAGGGCCAGCTCTCGCTGAAGTCGGGGTGACCCGTGTCCTTTTCCGGAGAGCAGGGTAGAGAAGCAGGAGCGGCAGCTAGTGCAGCCGGAAGTTTGTCGGAAGATGAAGACACCGAGATAGGGGTTGGGTGACTTCCCCAGGAAAAGTTCTGGAGGAGCATTCAAACACGATCCACGTTTCCCTGATGTGTGGAAATCGACATGACTTTAGCCTTACTGACCCTTGTACAGCATACCCTGTGAATATTTCTGTTAAGGGTTTTTCTccttgaaagggaagaaacttaCTCAGCCAGTAAAAGACACTTAAAATCAAGAAACTTTGGGATCACATCGCAATTACATTACTTCGAATTGATAAACTGCGAATATAATCCGAACTCCTCTGTTTACACATGTCAACCTAAAATCTTCGCTTCCTTTCATTATGGAAGATGTCTTGTGATTGACCTCAATTACTGACTTGTGGAGATGCGGTGAATGTGAAATCCCACATACAGATCGTTTTCCTTCTAAGCTCCCTGATCATTCTGAAAGATCTTGAACCCTCTTCTGGAAAGGGGTGCCTATCGTTACTTTATGGGGCAGCAGCCTGGAAAAGTTCTTGGGGACCAGAGAAGGCCAAGTTTGCCTGCCCTGCACTTTATCAAAGGAGCAGGCAAGAAAGAATCATCGAGGCATGGGGGTCCACACTGCAATGTTTTTGTGGAACATGGTGAGTGCTTTTCAAGCTTTCTGGTCCTGTTTTCAGCTTCGGGAATGCCTAAGGAACTTTTGAACCACAGCACTGGTGTCGGTTCTCTCCAGTTTTActtaaaacttctgtttctgtAGTTATCTCTTAGTTTCTGGTGGAACTTTCTTTGTATAAGAAAAAGTTACTTGATGACACTGGATGGCTTTATTCAAAATCTCTTTGAGTTGCTTATTTCTTGCCTGATTCCCCTTCTAACTCACtgttgaccttggacaagccattTTACTATTCCACCTTCCTGAGGAGGTTGGGTATAAGGGGTTTCTCAGGACCCATAGTCCACGATTCTGCTCTGATCTAACGCATGGGGTGTCCTTCCCCTGCGGTGCGTGGACCTTTTACTACTTTATCTACAGGGAGCTTTTACCATATCCTCGAAGGGGTTCGTGCTCCCCTCAAAGTTAAAAACCACAGGTCCTAGTTGACACTAATATTCTTGACCCTTTCAATCATAAGTAGAACTTGAAAATACTCACTTTGGAGCTATGTGGGAACAGTCGAGGCGGGGAAGGCAGCATTCCTCGTGAATTGAGGATCCCCCAGCTTCTAGTTATTTCACCTTACCCCAGGAGTATTCCTTTGCATTGGATGGggctttttcctcctcctctctccctgtttCACATGACATTTGGGACAAGAAAGGTTGTCTTTGACATCTTATGAACGTCACTGGCATTTGAGTGCTGACGGTGCATATTATAGTGGTCACGTCCAGTAATTTTGCGTGAAGGTTTAAAGCTAAGGGTCAGCTTAGACTGATGTCTGGGACAGGGGCCCGCCACGCACCAATTAATTAGGGTCCTGTTTGTACTGTCACAGCCTGACATTTTTCAGACTGTgtactttatattaaaatatcaacTGAGCCCACCCACCCTATAAGCAAATGTAGGACGTGTGCAAGTAGCATATACTTTGAAATTCCATCACAAATACCCTTAACAATGGGTGACTACAATGAACAAAGTTCTCTATTCAGTGAACTTGGCATTTGACAGTTGAGGTTGATTTTCTTAACGGAAATCGTCATCTAAATAATCTGAGTACTTGGATTTTACTTTGCCTTGAAACATTAGTTATATTTTAGCATTGGTTTTAGACAGGCAAATATAGTAATATGGCGCTTCCCAAATTCAGGATTTATAAGGtgaattgtttacatttttaaatagtgatGATCATGCAACCTTAGTGAAAATCGGTACAGACTTTTTGGAGAGCTTTGGCCAAACTTATCAGAATTTAAAACGTACATACCAGTGACCCAGTAACCTCACTTCTAGGAAACTCTCCTGGTATAGAACACTGTAGTGCCTTACATGTGCCTTAAACCCCTCCGGGGGGTCCAGAGGTTAAAACTTTTCATATTAACATAATACTAAGACAAGACGTTATTTGCACTCTTTGCTGTATCGGTGCAAAAGTAATGCAGGCCCCTAAGCATGAATCGAGGCTGTGGCGACACGGCTATAGTAGCCGTTGTATTCTTCATGCCATGCactcatagtaaaaaaaaaaaaaattttttttttttggttttcacttCAGAATGTTCCCGGTGAAGCAGCAGAAATGATTAATTGGACTAACTCTTGACTCTTGTGTTTCTATCTTGTTAATCTTCTGTGGATGAACGGGGAAGTAATTTTGTGTGCTGGTTGTCTCTAGGAAGAGTGCTTGGGCAGTGGTTAGTTGCGAGCTGAACTTGCCGCTTTTTTCATGGACTACCATACCGACAAACTATGGTTattcagattaaaaaatgtataacgGAGTCTTTCAAGGAAGACAACTGGTAGTGTCTATTGTCAATGATAAAATTTTTGCTTGCTTTCCAGCGAAAATTAggattttggaaaacttgtatcgGCTACTGTGATGTAGAGATTGGTGGTAATATTTACAGTGTGCTATTTTGGTATCTTATAATGGAATGTATTATTTGGAAAATCTACATAATTCAGTGAACTGATATTTTCTAAATGATCAACACATGATGTTATAAAATCAGGCACAGGTAAAGAAGATTCATTCAAGATGCAAGATGGACCattggattttaatgtaacagaatacaaaaattaattgatagAGTTTTAGATTCTACTCAAAACTaatctttaagaaactaccacttagCGAGTTTGGTGTAGCTTCAAAGAACAATACCTACAATTATCTATAAACAGGGGAAAACAAGTTATTTTCCAGtgataataaactttatttttaggtGAACAAGTGAATAAATGATTTAACTTTTTCAGTTTAAATTTATACTGTGGTAAATATTGATGAGATAACCTATATGAACAAAAGCACTTAGGGGTCCTATATAATTTTCAAGAGAGTAAAGTCATgagataaaaaaaagttttagaactGCTGCTACAGAAAGTCTATCAAGGTCATATAAGGGTgtgcgcaaaaaaaaaaaaaaaggtaagtcaAAGTCATATAAGGATGTTTATTGCCAGCATACTGTAAAGTACCACCACTGAAAGATGTCCATGTAATGGTAAGTGGAAAAAAGCAATTTGGGGATCAGTCTGCATGGTATGGCcctatttttgtaaaacaaaaattaactattTATTTGTACATGCACAGAAAAAAGTGCGGAAGGATTTAGACTGATATAGTTGTTAATCTCTAGGGAATTGGGATTTAGGTGGAACAGCAGAAAACTTTCACTTTTTACTTTGCATTTGTGATATTGCAGACCTTTTACaacaaatttgttttattttgtaataccCAAATTATGAGGGTTTAAAAACCAAATCGATGGGAGCCCAACCAAATAATCACTTCTTTGTAGCACCTTTTAATGAAAGAAGTTGCCTAGATCATGTTTTACTGAAGACAAATCAATTTCTTTGGACTTCGGGTATACTTTTTCTAGGGGAACAAATGGTTCTTGATCTCTCACAGGCTGATCTTTCTAGAGTTGGTTAACATCCATatagattggattaaaaaactTGCAGCCGTAACATACAACGTTGAACCAGACATGAATCTGGAAGCCAAGAATAATGTTGCGTCGTGGTGGTGAATCTGAAAGGAGTGGGCAGATGGCAGCTTTTTGCTGGGATCTTTCAGGGTCAAAGGGCTGGTCATatgtacaggggaaaaaaaaggaaaccatgatATTATTTCAGGGACCATATGTTCCTTCCAAGTTTCCGTGTCTTGACTaagaaaattcacttttttttttttttttttttttatgcgttacgcgggcctctcactgttgtggcctctcccgttgcggaggacaggctccggacgcgcaggctcagcggccatggctcacgggcccagccgctccgcggcatgtgggatcctcccagaccggggcacgaacccgtgtcccctgcatcggcaggcggactctcaaccactgcgccaccagggaagcccgaaaattcACTTTTATGAAAGCTGGTAAAGCAGGACTGAAAACATTCACTAGTAAATCTGTTCACCTTAGTGTGTCCTTCtttcttcagcaaatatttattgagctcacACTGTGTTCCAGGTAGTGTTTTAGTCATTGGTGATACATTAGTGAATAAAAATACTTCCTTGCCTTCCTTAAACTTACATCCTAGTGGGCGGAGACAGACCATAAATAagctaaataagtaaaatatagagTATATTAGGTGGTGGTAGGTGCTGAGGAGAAGAATAACATAGGAAAGGGGGCAGGGAATATTGGAGGGGGGTGATTTTCATTAGGGTGGCTAGAGAGGCCCCACTGAGAAGGTGGCGTTTGAATAAAGACctgaggagggaggtgagggagcaagCCATGGAAATAATGGCTTTCAGGCAGAGGGGAGTCAGGGCGCACAGGGCCCTAGGCAGAGCTTGCTTAGCAGGCTCACGGAGAAGCCTAGAGTAGCTGGAGCAGAGAGGGCAGAAGGAGGGTTGTAGGGGATGAGATGGGCGGTGCGGGGAGGCGGCTGCAGAGGAATGTGGCCTTGTTGTCCATCTCAAGAGTTTTGACTTTTACTCATGTGGTGTTGGGAGAATTTTGAGGGAGGAGTAACAGGGCCTGATTTACGCTTTAATAAAATCTCTCTGGCTGCTACGTTCTGAAGGAAagcaaaggaggaaggagggattcCACTTGGCTGTTGATGGCACTACCCTAGATGAGAATGGTGAAGGCTTGGCGCAGGGTGTGGCGGTGGTGAAGGGGTCAGATTCTGGGAATATCTGAAGGCACGGCAGACTAGATTTTCTCTTATATTCGATATGAGACGTGGGGTGTGAGGGAAGTCAAGGATTTCTGGACTGAATAACTGGAAAAATGGCATTGCCTTTTACTGAAATGTAAACTAGAGGAGCGGGGTTTGGGGAAATGGGTTGGGGGATGAAGATCTGGAGCTGAAGTGCCTTTTAGGCATCCAGGTGGATATGACAGATACACAGTTGAGTCTACAAGTCTGAATTAAG from Phocoena phocoena chromosome 6, mPhoPho1.1, whole genome shotgun sequence encodes the following:
- the LOC136125194 gene encoding umcharacterized homolog, with the translated sequence MSPTAPLVSAQPKTLMQRKSLDWFHRPFKKRT